The following DNA comes from Cellulomonas soli.
CGGCGAGGCGGTCGCGGGGGACCAGGTCGCCCAGCAGATCGTGAAGAGCGGTCGCATCCGCGCGGACTCGCCGATCGGCGGGCCCCGCGCCCAGGTAGCCGCGGAGGTCGGCCATGAGCGCGAGCCAGGTGGCGGCTCGTCGGGCGCCGGGGTCGCGTGCGGCGACGGCGGGGTCGTGCAGGTCGACCCCGTGAAAGGTGGCGGTGTGGACGGCGACCTCGAACCCGACCCGGGCGGTGTCAGCCAGGGTCTGCACCGAGTAGTCGGGGTGCTCGCGCAGGTCCCAGGCGGTTCGTCGGATGCGGGCGACCAGGTCGCCGAGCCGGTCGATCTGTGTCCCGCCATGGACCCGTGCGCTCGCGGCTGTGAGGCTGTCGAGCTCGGTGGCGATGACACCCATGACCTGCGCGACACGCACGACTGCCAACGCCGCGGCCTGGGTGCGGTCCGCCGGCGGGAGCCATCGTCCGACCTTCTCCCAGCGCACGCCGGCCTGGCCGGCACGGAGACCGAGCATGTCCTGCGTCGCGGTCAGCTGGGCGACGAACTCGCCCATCCGGGCGAGCGCTCCGTTGCGCGCCTGCTCGTCCCACACGAGCGGCGCGTCCGGGGTGTGGGCGCCACCGGTGATCGTCACGTGGGAGGCGACCAGGTCGGAGGCGGCGCGGAGCACCCGGCTGGCGTAGTCCCAGGGGTGCCGGTCCGGGGCGATCACTGAGGGGTGTGGCGGCAGGTCATCTGGGCCGACCTGGAGCACGTTGGCCATGACGAGCGCCGTCGCCTCGATGGGGTGCGGGTGCTCGGAAGCGGCGACGCCTGCCATGCGTGCGGGGCTGATCAGCGCCCACACGTGCTGGCTTGCCGCGTCGAGCAGGCCGTAGTACGCGGCGACGGCCAAGTCGGCCTCGATCTTGTCCGCGAAGCGGTCCAGGCGTACCAGGCGACACCCCTCACCCATGTGACGGGACGCATCCCACAGCAGCCCGCCGTACGTCGCGGCAGTCATGCTGCGGCCCGGGCGAACTCCTCGCCCGCGGTAAGCAGCCTGCGCAGCACCCGACCGAGGCACGCCACCTCTTCGGGCGTCGCGGCTTCGTCGATCATGAGGAGCGTGTGTGCGGTGGCGGTGGTCAGCAGTTGTTCGACCACGTGCCGCGACTCGTCGAGGTCGTCGCCGATGTGCAGCGGACCTAGGCGTGCGGGCGGCTGCTGCCTCACCTGCTCGTGCAGCCAAGCTGCCTCATCAAGGGCCTCGCCGAGCGCGATCGCGGCGAACGCGAGGTCCACGCCCGCACCCAGCGGCGCCGCCAGGCAGAGCGTGAGCGTCGCGTGACTGGCGGCATCCAGCAGAGCGGACAGCCCGGTCCACGTCGGTTCACCACCCGACAGCAGCGCGCCTGCGGGGACCGACCATCGTGTCGCCATCTGACCCACCTCCCGGGAGGCGCGCATGCGCCCCGCATCGGCTCGACCTTCGCGCCAGCCGGGAGGACCCGCTCAAGCACACCCCGAGACGGTGAGTGATCCCGACTACGTCGGCGGGTGTGCGGTGATCGCAGCAAGACGCGTCGGGACTGCGGCCGGCGCGTCGGCCGTGCGCGCGCTGATCGAGTCCCACTTGTTCGCGCTTCGAAACGCTCGTCGCACCAACCTGCTCCTCGGCCTTGCCGGCTCCACCCCAACAACGTCGACGATGTGGAGACCTACCACCGCATCCTTCGCGAGCATGCGAGAAGAACGGGGGCGCGCCGCCTCGGCTACAGCGCACAGGCCGCGACCCGTACCTGCCCGGCGCCAAGCGAGCAGCCCCTTGCTGCCCACCTCGGCCATCCCGACTCGGACGCGAGTGACGTGTGACGGCACGAAGAGCGATGGTTCGCCTCCGCCGCCCAAGCGCTCACGTCGGCCTCAGCCGCTCGCTGCAGGCATGTCGCGTGGTCAGATCCAGGGCGACGGCACGATGATCGGGCCATGACGACAGGCCGCAAGCTCATCGAGCGCGCATTGCGCGGCGCGCTACAAGAGCGAGGGTGGACCCCCCGCGGCGCCGGATGGTTCACCCGTGCGGTGGCGCCCGGTGCGCTCGGTGTTCTCGCCGTCGGCGTGGCGTCGAAACACTCCGCACCCGGCCAAGCGACGGCGACGATCTACGTCCACCTTCGCGACGAACAGTTGGAGGCGGAGGTCGCGAAACTGACCGACACGCCGAACGAGGGCTACCGGACCACGACCGGCACCACGTCGATCGGCCACCTGATGCCAGCTTCGCGCTGGCACGAGTGGCACATCGAACTCGACAGCGCCGCGGCCGCAGCCGAAGAGATGGCCAGGGCTGTCCAGGACTACGCCGAGCCGTACCTGCGAACGCTTGCCTCAGATCCGCGCATGCTCCTCGAGGCAGTCGAGTCGTCACCCTCGTACTCGGCCGCAAGCGGACTCGCTCGAGCGGTCTTGTTACTGCGACGCCAGGGTTCCGACGCGGAGGCAACCGAGTTCCTGCTCCGACGGATGTCTGGCCTGGCCGCTCGCACCGACCCGGCCGCCGCGATCGAGCGCCGCGTCGCCGGCACTCTGGGCGGCGCGCTCACGAAGTAGCTCGGCTCGACGGCGCGCCGATCGGCGGCCACCGTCACACCGGAGTCCAGATGGGGGGCTAGCGCCAGCACCCGACCGAGGCACGCCACCTCTTCGGGCGTCGCGGCTTCTGTCGAGCGACGCGCGGCGGCGCGGACGCGTTACTCGGACCCGTCCGAGGGCTCGACTGTGGCGAGCTGCGCGGCAACCGTGCGCCGGCGGTGTGCGTGGTCACGCACCTGGCCCTCGCTCGTGACGCAAAGGGTGCCGACGGGGGAGTCGCACCGGGGACAGCGGACCTCGAGGGGGCTCATGCGGCCAGACTGCCAGCCGCGGCCCCGTGTGGGGAGGGTCTGGCGGACGCAAATGTCGGGTAAGTGCGGCGGGCTGGCGCCGGTCGACCGTGGCCGACGCCGACGATCTCCAGGCGACGGCCACGGTCCCGGTGCTCAGCAGATGGCCTGCGAGGTCGTGCTGACGCAGACGGTCAGGCTGTAGGCGCTGGCCAGCTGCTGGTGGTGCTGGCTGTCAGGGTGCTCATCGAGCGACTGCAGGGCGAGGAGGAAGCCCACGGGTGTCACCTCCTCCCCTGTGTGGGACGGCAGGTGCCGCCGGTGTGCCCGGGCGGGCGGGCGGGCAGCCCGGGAGGAGGAGGGGGAGCAGGGTGTTCCACCCTGTTCGTGCGTCGTCATGGTTCAGCATGGTGTGCGCCTGCAGGGCGGTCAGGACGCCCGCGGCTCCGGTAGCCAGGTCGCTGGACAGGCGGAGCAGACCCTGTCCGGGGAACCCGATACCGGTGCCGTGGCGGACGGCGTGCAGCCGCAACGCGTCGACGTGCGTGCGCAGCGCCGCGTCGTCGCGCGGCGTGGACAGGCCCAGCCGGGCAAGGGTGACGAGGTAGTGGATCAGTCCGGCACGCCCGTGGAACAGCCCGGGCTCGATGACGAAGGGCGCGCGGGCGGCGGCGCTGATGCCGTCCAGCGCGAGCAGGTACCGACCGGGTTCGGGCACGTGGTGCACGAGCTGGGCGGCGACCAGCCCGATGCCCGCCGAACCGGTGGCCAGGTACGGCATCAGGCGCCAGCCCTCGTTGACCTGCAGCGAGCCGTCGGGGGCGACGACGCAGTGCGCGAGGTCGTGATCGAGGGCGTCCCTCGCCAGCGCGAGGTGGTCGAGGTCGCCGGTGTGGCGGTACAGCTCGAGGGCGAACAGTGCCGTGCCGCTCGGACCTCGCAGCAGGCCGCCCTGACCGGTGCGGACCACCGGGTCGGGCTCGCGGGGATCGAGCGGCGGACGTTCGTCGTGCCGGGCCCGCAGTCGGCGAGCGATCTGCTCGGCGCGATCGATCAGGGTCGGGTCGTGGGCCGCCTCGGACAGCAGGTACAGGCCGACGCCCGGGAGGCCTCCGTACAGGTCCGCCCCGAGCGCGCCGGTGTCGAGGCGGAGCAGCTCGTCGAGCAGGCGGTCGGCCTGCGCGTCATGACCCAGGCGGCGCTGGACCCAGGCGGCCCCGGCGAGCCCGTCGAAGAGGCCCGCGGCGACCGGAGCCGAACCGTCGACGCCGGTACCGCCGCGCGTGGCGGCGTCGAACCACTCGAGGCCTTGCGGGTCGATGTCGAGGCTGCAGGCATCGAGGGCGTGCAGGACGCCTGCGGCGCCGTGGGCGAGGTTCCATCCGTTCTCGGCGAACTGCTGCGGGTCGCCGGGCCAGGCACGGTCGGTGCGTGCGAAGTCGGCGCTCGCGGCGATCGACCGGGAGACCAGCACCTGGAGCGCGAGGACGGCGTCCTCGGTGCTGGTGTCCCATCGACGGATGGCGTGGTCGACCCCCTGGGCCAGGCGGGAGCGCGTGTCCAGGCGCTCGCGTCCGGGCAGTGCGAGGTCCGCGCGGACGGAGGCGAGCAGCTCCTCGTCGAGCCCGTAGGTGTCGCGCGCCCAGTCGAGCAGCTCGTCGAGCTTGAGCGGGTCGAGACCGAGCAGGGTCGTCAAGGGGCAGAAGAGGAAGAGCGTGAGGCAGGCCAGCGCGTACCGGTCGGCCGCCACACCGCCGCGTCCGTCGGGAGCGACGAACCCGGGTGCCCCGATGACGGGGGCGTGCCGGCCCTCGACCGTGCGGGCCATCTCGAGGTCGAGCAGGACGACCTGACCGCCGGGGGTGAGCAGCACGTTGCCTGGGTGGAGATCGCCGTGCACGTAGCCCGCTGCGTGGATGCGGGCGACGGCGCGTCGGACCTGTGCATCGACGTCGAGTGCCCACTGCCGGTATGCCAGGCGGTCGGCGGGCGCCGCGTCGGCACGCACCGCTGGGCATCGGGCGACGACCTGCGTGCTCACCGTGGTGCCGTCGACGTGGTCGAGCACGAGGAACCGGTGGCCCTGCACGGTCAGTGAGTCGCGCACGGCGACGACGTCCGGGCCGGCGAGGGCGAGAAGGGCGGCCTCCTCGTCGACGAGTCGGGCCACGGCGTCCCGTCCGTCCGGCGTCAGGCCTGCGTGCGGTCGGGCCTCCTTGAGGACGACCCGCGCACCGGTCGGGTCGGTGGCTTCGTAGACGCCGCCGGCGTTGGAGTAGTGCAGCGCGCGGGTGGGTCGGTAGGCGAAGTCGGCCGGCGGGGCGCTCCCACCGAGTGCGTCGAGCTGCTCGCGCAGGAACGCCGGCACCGTGACCCAGGGCGGCGGGGTGAAGGATGCGGTGCGCCGGTCCTCGACGAGGTGGCCGGTCGGCTCGCGGAGGGCGAGGACTGGGCGGTCGTGCTCGTCACGCGTCCAGGTGCGGGTGAACGCGCCGTAGCGTACGAAGAGCGGCCCGGCGTTCCACCGCAGGTCGGACAGCACGTAGGGGCCGGGTGTGCCACCGAGCACGGCATCGAGGTCGTCGAGCACTCGGCGCAGGGTGTCCTCGTCCACCGGGTACAGGGTGATGAACTTGCCGGACGTCGAGCGGTCGGCGTCCTTGGCGTTGCGCGCGGTGAGCGTGTCCAGATCGGGTAGGTGCTTGAACACGATGTCGTGCGCGCGGCAGTAGGCGCTCACCTGGGCCAGCACCTGGCGTGCGTTGTCCTCGCTCGCGGTGACGTGGATCTTCCAGCCCTGCTCGGGGAGCGTGGCGCCCTCGGGTCGGTGGAAGACCCAGTGGCCGTCGTCGAGGTGCTGCCAGCCGGTCCAGGACGAGTCGTCGTCGTGGGGTCGCAACGCTCGCGTGCGTGGGACAGGGCGGCGGCTGGGGGTGTCGTAGAAGAGCGGGTGGGTCTGCGCGTAGCGGTGGTACGTCGGGTCCACGGTGCAGCCTCTCGGCGGGCGTCTGCCTCGCGATGCCCGGCGCGGGGTTCGCGTCGGGCTGGTCTCGTGCGGTCTCGCGCGCCCATTGTTGGTGCAGGTCCGGCGCGTGCGCGTCTGCCGAAGGTCGCCATTGTGGAGCCGCCGTTCGGGCTCACTCGTTCGGCGGTGCTCAGGCGACGACGCCGTTGCGGAACGCCCAGATGACGACCTGGACCCTGCCCTGCACCTCGAGCTTGGCCATGATCCGCGACAGGTGGGCCTTCACGGTTCCTGCTTCCAGGTGCAGGTGCTGGGCGATCTGCTCGTTGGAGTGGCCTTGGCTCAGGGCCCGGACGATGTCGAGCTCCCGGCGGGTGAGGACCTCCGCTCCTCGCCCCGGCCCGGGGTCGGCCGGGACCAGCGAGCCGCGCCGGGCGAACTCGGCGATGACGCGCCGGGTGACCGAGGGGGAGACGAGCCCGTCACCGCGGGCGGCGGCTCGGACGGCGGCGGCGAGGTCGTCCGGTTCGGCGTCGTCCTTGAGCAGGAAGCCCACGGCCCCGGCCTCGAGCGCGCCGAAGACGTACTCGTCGACCGCGAAGGTGGTCAGCACGATGACGGGCACGGGCTCGGACGCCGTGGCCAGGGCGCGGGTGGCGGCGATGCCGTCGCCGTCGGGCATCCGCACGTCCATCAGGACGACGTCCGGGCGCAGCTCCTGCACGGCGGCGAGGGCGGCAGGTCCGGACACCGCCTCGCCGGCGACGTCGATGTCCGGGAAGTCCTGCAGGATGACGCGCAGGCCGCGACGCACCACGAGCTGGTCGTCCACGACGAGCACCCGGATCATGCCGGGACCGTCCGTTCGACGGTGCGCGCGAGCTGGCGGTCGAGGGGGATGGCGGCGCTGGTCCGCCAGCCGCCGTCCGGGGTCGTCCCGGCGTGCAGGGTGCCGCCGAGCATCGTGGCGCGTTCGCGCATGCCGACCAGACCGTAGCCGGGGCGACTGCGTTCCTCGTGCGCGGGCTGCTCGGTGGCTGCCGTGTTCGACACCTCGATGGTCAGCTCGCGCGGGCGCCGGTGCACGTGGATCGTCACCTGGCCGCCCGGGGCGTGCCGGCGGGCGTTGGTGAGCGACTCCTGGATGATGCGGTAGCAGGCCAGGGACGTGGCGGGGGACAGGTCGTCGATGTCTCCGGTGACGGCGAGGTCGATCGCCGGGTGCAGCGTGCGCACGGAGGCGATGAGCTCGGGCAGCGTGCTGAGCGTGGGCTCGCGCACCCCGGGGCCGCCGTCGTCGTCGCGCAGCACGCCGATGACCTCGCGCAGGCTGCGCAGCGTGAGCTCGCCCTCGTTGCGGATCGAGGTGAGCAGCTCGGTGGTGGTCTGCGGGTCGTGCTCGTGGACGCGGATGGCGGCGCGGGTCTGCAGCAGGATCCCGGACAGGTGGTGGGCGGCGACGTCGTGCAGCTCGCGGGCCATCCGGTTGCGTTCGGCGGCGACCGCGGCCGCGGCCTGGGCATCGGCGGCCGTGCGCAGGGCGGCCGCGTGCGCAGCGGCGAGCTCGGCCTGGCGCTGCTGCGCACCGTAGAGGAGCCCGGCGAGCAGGGGTGCGACGTACGTGGGCACGACCCGCACGACGATGGCCAGGAGCACGAGGGCGTTCATGCCGCCGGTGGCGATCCCGGCGAGCGTGAGGTGGATCAGGAAGTCGAGGCCGGCGGCGATGGACAGCGTGGTGGTCCACGTGCGGCGGCTGGTGCAGGCCGCCACGGTGAAGATCGCGAACCAGTAGGTCGGGGTGATGGTGAAGTTGCGGTCGACGGTGATCGCCACGGCGACCAGGAAGCACGCGTACACCAGCCAGAAGGTGGCCACCGGGTGGCGGGTGCGCCGCACCAGCGGGACCGCCTGCAGCGCGAAGACGGCCACGGTGCCCCAGACGCTGGCGACGCTGACCGTCGGACCGCCGTTGTCGGTGAAGAAGCTGGTGCTCACCGCGATGGTGACGAGAAAGTAGGCGATCGAGACGATCGAGAGGAGCACCGCCCACGCGGTGTCCGACATCAGCATGCGGGGCGTGGCACGGGTCGGTGCTGACGAGCGCCTGACGGCTGCTGACCGAGGCATCACGACATCCATTCGCAGACGATATGGTCGGTGAACGAGTAACGATCGGCACGATTCGAGCGAGACCGACGCCGCTCAGCGTATCCGTTCCGGTCGGCCCGGGTGAGTAATCGAGGTACTCCCGTGCCCGTGTGGAAAGAGCGGTCGTGCCATCTCGACGACAATGATCTGAGCAGCGCGCCGAACGGCATATGCCGGATGGCATACGCTGAGCGCCGTGGAGAACGTCCGATGATCCGCCGGGAGCAGGCCGAGCGCACGCGAGAGCTGCTGCTCGACGCCGCCGCCGCGGAGCTGTGGCTGCACGGGCTGGGTGGCACGCGCATCCAGGACGTGCTCGACCGGGCCCAGGTCACCAAGGGCGGCCTCTACCACCACTTCACCAGCAAGCAGGAGATGGCCGACGCGCTCGCGGCGCAGGAGGCCGGTCGGTGGCCGGCCCTCGCCGAGGACGTCAGCAGCTCGGGTGCGCGCGGACTGTCCGCGCTGGAGGAGTTCGCGGTGTCCGCCGCGCAACGGTTGCAGGACGACATCCGGGCGAAAGCAGTGCTGCGGATCGCCGAGGAGCTCGAGGGTTCTGCCGCGGCTTCCGTGCTGGCGGCCTGGCACGACTTCACGATCCTGTCGCTGCAGCAGGCGATCGCCGACGGAGAGGTCGGCGACTCGATCGCCATCCGTGAGGTGGCGGCCACGGTGGTCGAGGCGGTCTACGGCGCCTGTGTGTGTCCCGCTCCGGCGAGCGTTCCGGTCGACGGTCCGGTGAGGGTCCGGCGGCTGTGGGCCGTGCTCGCCCCGGGCCTGAGGTCCACGGCCGGCTGACGGCTTCCGAGGCGCTGGACGAGCACGTGCTCGCCCAGCGATCGCGCACATCCTGAGCGCCCCGACACGCCGTGCGTCGCGGAATCGCAGAATTCACTTCAGGGTCGCATCGCGCGATGCCGCTCTAGGCGAGCGCGACGACGGATGTCCGATTCTGAGGGTCGGCCGCGTCGATGCCTGACGCGATTCGAATAAGGGTTCGGTAGGGACCGGTCGCGGTGTTCATGTTCCGTTCATCTGCGCGTTGTGCACTCGTCACCCGCATTCGTCGATTGACCGACGATCTGGTTTGCCAACTCGAATCCGGGTCCTGCACGATGTCGCTTGCCGGGCCGCGAAGGGCAGCAGCACGTGGGGAACCGCGGGGCAGCCGGCGCTGAACGAGGACCACGTGCCGACGGCAGACCCGGACCTCCGGTCACCTGCGAGCCGGCCCAGCGACGGGGGTGGTGATGAGGACCGACGTCCTCGACGACAGGCGAGACGTGCCGCGGCAGATCACCGCCGTGCGCGGCCTGCAGGACACGGTGTTCCGCATCGGCGCGCACGGCGGCGGGGTCCTGGTCCTGGCGATCATGACGCTCGTCGGGCTCTTCCTGGCCGTGCGCGGCGCCGAGGCGATCGGCGCGGCAGGCCCGGAGTTCCTCACCGAGCAGGAGTGGGAGCCGAACTCCGGCCGGTTCGGTATCGCGGCCGTGCTGTTCGGCACCGTGACGATCGCCCTCATCGCGATCACGGTGGCGCTCCCGCTGGCCGTGGGCACCGCGACCTACATCTCCGAGTACGCGCCGGAGGGGCTCAAGCGTGTGCTGGTCGGGGTCGTCGACCTGATGGCGGCCATCCCCTCGGTGGTCTACGGACTGTGGGGCATGTTCTGGCTCGAGGGCCAGCTGCTCCCGGTGGCGAAGTGGATCACCACCTACCTCGGCTGGATCCCGATCTTCTCCGTCCCCCAGTTCGACCCGGACGACCCGCTGGCCACCCCGACCGTGTTCACCGCCTCGGCGTTCCTGGCCGGCCTGGTCGTCTCGATGATGGTCGCCCCCATCGCCGCGTCGATCATGCGGGAGGTCTTCGCCCAGGCCCCGATCGGCGAGCGGGAGGGCGCCCTGGCGCTCGGCGCGTCCAAGTGGGGCATGATCCGCGCCGTCGTGTACCCGTTCGGCCTCGGCGGGATGGTCGGCGGCACCATGCTCGGCCTCGGCCGCGCGCTCGGCGAGACCATCGCCGTCTACCTCGTGATCAGCCCGGTCTTCGTCGTCAACTGGCACCTGCTGAGCACCGGGACCAACTCGATCAGCTCGCTGATCGCCCTGCGCTACGGCGAGGCGTCCAGCTTCGAGCTGTCCGGCCTGATGGCCGCCGGGCTGGTGCTCTTCGCGATCACCATGCTCGTCAACTTCGCCGCCGGCTTCGTCATCCAGCGCTCCCGCTCGGGCGCGTCGAGCTGAAGGACGCACCATGACCACGACCGAGATCCCCGCCCGATCGGCGCGACGGGCCGCCCCGCCGGCACGACGCACGCACGTGCCCGCGTCCGCCGGGCACCCCGGCGCTCCCGAGGTGCAGCGCAACCTGTCCCGCACCCGACGGGAGGACGTGCTGCGCATCGTCGGTGCGGCCGCCGCGTCGATCGCCTCGTCCGCCTGGCTGTTCACCCAGCTGCTGCCCGCCCAGGGTGCGCTGGCGTTCGTCCTGGTGACCTACGTGCTGTTCGTGGCGTACTTCGTGGTGCTGATCAGCTTCGACGACGACCGGGTGACCGTGCTCGACCGGGTCGTCGGGGTGCTCATCCACTCGGCCGCGGTGGTGCTGCTGCTGGCGCTGGCCGTCGTGGTGGTGTTCACGCTGGCGCGTGGGTCGCAGGCGTTCCGGCACGCGAACTTCTGGACCCAGGACCTGTCGATGGCGGGTCCGCTGGACCCGATGACGGTCGGCGGCATGGCGCACGCAGCCGTGGGCACGCTGATCATGATCTCGATCGCGCTGGTGATCGCGATCCCGCTGGGTCTGCTGTGCGCGGTGTTCCTGGCCGAGTTCCCCTCGCCGTTCGCGCGGGTGGTGCGCACCGTGGTCGAGGCGATGACCGCGCTGCCCTCGATCGTGTGCGGGCTGTTCATCTACGCCACGTACGTGCTGCTGCTCGGGTTCGACAAGTCCGCCTTCGCCGCGAGCCTGGCGATCACGATCATGATCCTGCCGATCGTGGTGCGTTCCGCCGACGTGGTGCTGCGGCTCGTGCCCGCGACGCTCAAGGAGGCCTCGCTGGCCACGGGCGCCTCGCAGTGGCGGACCATCTGGCACGTGGTGCTGCCGACCAGCAGGTCGGGCCTGATGACCGCGGTGGTGCTGGGCACCGCGCGCGGCATCGGGGAGACCAGCCCGGTGCTGCTGACGGCCGGCTACACCACGTTCTACAACTTCAACCCGTTCTCCGGGCCGATGGTGTCGTTGCCGTTCGCGACGTTCACGCTGGTCAAGTCGCCCGAGCCCACGCAGGTGGCGCGCGGCTTCGGTGCGGCGGCTGTGCTCATGGTGCTGGTGTTCGTGCTGTTCCTGCTGGCCCGGCTGATGGGCGGCAAGGGCGCGGGGGTGCAGTCGCCGCGCGGCGCGCGGCGCGCCCGCGCGGCCTCGGCGCGCGTCCTGGCCCGGATCGAGCAGCGCGAGCTGGTGAGCACGCTCGAGGAATGGGAGCTGGCCGCCGGCCAACGTCCACCGGCGGCCGGTACGGGCGGCACGGGCACCGGGGCGGTGGCCCGATGAGCGCGCGCCGCGCAGCCCGGTGGCGTCAGGCGGCGCGGGCGGCGACGGCGTGCCTGGGAGTCGCGCTCGTGCTGGCCGGGAGCCTGGGCCTGGCCGGCGTCGGGCCGGCAGCCGCCGCGGACCGGGTGCGCGCCCCGATCGTGGGCTCGGGATCGACCTGGTCGGCGAACGCCCTGCAGCAGTGGATCCGCAACGTGTGGGCCAACTACCAGTGGAAGATCACCTACTCGGAGTCCGGCTCGACGCAGGGCCGCAACGACTTCGCCAACGGCACCGCGGACTTCGGCGTCAGCGAGATCCCGTACGGCATCGCGAACTCCAACGAGGGTGACGCCCGGCCGAACCGGCAGTTCGCGTACATGCCGATCGTCGCGGGCGGGACCGCCTTCATGTACAACCTGCAGGTCGGCGGCAAGCGGGTCACCAACCTGCGGCTCTCCGGCGAGACGATCGCGAAGATCTTCACCGGCGTCATCACCCACTGGGACGACGCCGCGATCGCCGCGGACAACCCCTCGCTCGCCC
Coding sequences within:
- a CDS encoding zinc finger domain-containing protein, producing the protein MSPLEVRCPRCDSPVGTLCVTSEGQVRDHAHRRRTVAAQLATVEPSDGSE
- a CDS encoding SapB/AmfS family lanthipeptide → MGFLLALQSLDEHPDSQHHQQLASAYSLTVCVSTTSQAIC
- the lanKC gene encoding class III lanthionine synthetase LanKC, with protein sequence MDPTYHRYAQTHPLFYDTPSRRPVPRTRALRPHDDDSSWTGWQHLDDGHWVFHRPEGATLPEQGWKIHVTASEDNARQVLAQVSAYCRAHDIVFKHLPDLDTLTARNAKDADRSTSGKFITLYPVDEDTLRRVLDDLDAVLGGTPGPYVLSDLRWNAGPLFVRYGAFTRTWTRDEHDRPVLALREPTGHLVEDRRTASFTPPPWVTVPAFLREQLDALGGSAPPADFAYRPTRALHYSNAGGVYEATDPTGARVVLKEARPHAGLTPDGRDAVARLVDEEAALLALAGPDVVAVRDSLTVQGHRFLVLDHVDGTTVSTQVVARCPAVRADAAPADRLAYRQWALDVDAQVRRAVARIHAAGYVHGDLHPGNVLLTPGGQVVLLDLEMARTVEGRHAPVIGAPGFVAPDGRGGVAADRYALACLTLFLFCPLTTLLGLDPLKLDELLDWARDTYGLDEELLASVRADLALPGRERLDTRSRLAQGVDHAIRRWDTSTEDAVLALQVLVSRSIAASADFARTDRAWPGDPQQFAENGWNLAHGAAGVLHALDACSLDIDPQGLEWFDAATRGGTGVDGSAPVAAGLFDGLAGAAWVQRRLGHDAQADRLLDELLRLDTGALGADLYGGLPGVGLYLLSEAAHDPTLIDRAEQIARRLRARHDERPPLDPREPDPVVRTGQGGLLRGPSGTALFALELYRHTGDLDHLALARDALDHDLAHCVVAPDGSLQVNEGWRLMPYLATGSAGIGLVAAQLVHHVPEPGRYLLALDGISAAARAPFVIEPGLFHGRAGLIHYLVTLARLGLSTPRDDAALRTHVDALRLHAVRHGTGIGFPGQGLLRLSSDLATGAAGVLTALQAHTMLNHDDARTGWNTLLPLLLPGCPPARPGTPAAPAVPHRGGGDTRGLPPRPAVAR
- a CDS encoding response regulator gives rise to the protein MIRVLVVDDQLVVRRGLRVILQDFPDIDVAGEAVSGPAALAAVQELRPDVVLMDVRMPDGDGIAATRALATASEPVPVIVLTTFAVDEYVFGALEAGAVGFLLKDDAEPDDLAAAVRAAARGDGLVSPSVTRRVIAEFARRGSLVPADPGPGRGAEVLTRRELDIVRALSQGHSNEQIAQHLHLEAGTVKAHLSRIMAKLEVQGRVQVVIWAFRNGVVA
- a CDS encoding sensor histidine kinase, with the protein product MLMSDTAWAVLLSIVSIAYFLVTIAVSTSFFTDNGGPTVSVASVWGTVAVFALQAVPLVRRTRHPVATFWLVYACFLVAVAITVDRNFTITPTYWFAIFTVAACTSRRTWTTTLSIAAGLDFLIHLTLAGIATGGMNALVLLAIVVRVVPTYVAPLLAGLLYGAQQRQAELAAAHAAALRTAADAQAAAAVAAERNRMARELHDVAAHHLSGILLQTRAAIRVHEHDPQTTTELLTSIRNEGELTLRSLREVIGVLRDDDGGPGVREPTLSTLPELIASVRTLHPAIDLAVTGDIDDLSPATSLACYRIIQESLTNARRHAPGGQVTIHVHRRPRELTIEVSNTAATEQPAHEERSRPGYGLVGMRERATMLGGTLHAGTTPDGGWRTSAAIPLDRQLARTVERTVPA
- a CDS encoding TetR family transcriptional regulator; protein product: MIRREQAERTRELLLDAAAAELWLHGLGGTRIQDVLDRAQVTKGGLYHHFTSKQEMADALAAQEAGRWPALAEDVSSSGARGLSALEEFAVSAAQRLQDDIRAKAVLRIAEELEGSAAASVLAAWHDFTILSLQQAIADGEVGDSIAIREVAATVVEAVYGACVCPAPASVPVDGPVRVRRLWAVLAPGLRSTAG
- the pstC gene encoding phosphate ABC transporter permease subunit PstC encodes the protein MRTDVLDDRRDVPRQITAVRGLQDTVFRIGAHGGGVLVLAIMTLVGLFLAVRGAEAIGAAGPEFLTEQEWEPNSGRFGIAAVLFGTVTIALIAITVALPLAVGTATYISEYAPEGLKRVLVGVVDLMAAIPSVVYGLWGMFWLEGQLLPVAKWITTYLGWIPIFSVPQFDPDDPLATPTVFTASAFLAGLVVSMMVAPIAASIMREVFAQAPIGEREGALALGASKWGMIRAVVYPFGLGGMVGGTMLGLGRALGETIAVYLVISPVFVVNWHLLSTGTNSISSLIALRYGEASSFELSGLMAAGLVLFAITMLVNFAAGFVIQRSRSGASS
- the pstA gene encoding phosphate ABC transporter permease PstA encodes the protein MTTTEIPARSARRAAPPARRTHVPASAGHPGAPEVQRNLSRTRREDVLRIVGAAAASIASSAWLFTQLLPAQGALAFVLVTYVLFVAYFVVLISFDDDRVTVLDRVVGVLIHSAAVVLLLALAVVVVFTLARGSQAFRHANFWTQDLSMAGPLDPMTVGGMAHAAVGTLIMISIALVIAIPLGLLCAVFLAEFPSPFARVVRTVVEAMTALPSIVCGLFIYATYVLLLGFDKSAFAASLAITIMILPIVVRSADVVLRLVPATLKEASLATGASQWRTIWHVVLPTSRSGLMTAVVLGTARGIGETSPVLLTAGYTTFYNFNPFSGPMVSLPFATFTLVKSPEPTQVARGFGAAAVLMVLVFVLFLLARLMGGKGAGVQSPRGARRARAASARVLARIEQRELVSTLEEWELAAGQRPPAAGTGGTGTGAVAR